GCCGGAGCTGAACTGGACACCTGTGACCAGGACCTTGTGGAAGACCAGTTGCGTCGCGTTTCCGACCGTAGCCTGCCCGCCTGTGGTGGCTGACGTGTCGCTGCTCGCCGAGATGAAGATGCCCACTGTGTCGCCGGCCTCCACCCGGCCGCCGACAACGCGGTCGATGCCGAGCCGGAACGTGATTTCCTGGAGACCAGCGGGGACCTTTACCCGTGCCGGGCCCAGATAGGCGTTGGCTTCAACAAGCCGGCTGTTGAGCAGCTGCTCGCCAGGGACCAAGGCCACCGAAGTGACTTTGTTACCCAAGGACGCTAGGTCCGCCACTCCGTCCGCTGCCGCGGCGCCAACCGGGACTGACTTGGTGACGACGTAGTCACTGAGCTTGTCCGCGGGTGTCCCTGCGGCCACATCCTGTTTGACGACCAGGACGTTGGTTGTTTCGGTGTTTGCGAGGGCCCGTTTATCGGCGCCCTGGACGTAGTTGAAAAGAATGATGGTTCCTATGACGGCCACAACGAGTGCGGCGATGCCCCCCAGCAGGCGAGTTTTCAATTTTTTCCCCTTAGAACTGCGTTACTTGATGAGATGAGGAGGTAGGTCAACCCCGCCGCCGGTGTAGCCGCCGCCCCCGTACAACGTGGGGTCGGCCACCCATGAGACGAACCTGCCGCGGATGCCGCGGTCTGATCCGCCAAGACCCGTCAGGTCACCTCCGGTCATGCCTGGAAAGCTGTAGCCGACCAGCATGAATGCTGCATAACCCTTGATGTAGTACTTGGCGTTGGATCCTGTCCCCGACGCAGTGGAAAAGACCGGAAACAGCACCACCGTGTTCAGGTAGCTCTCGATGAGCGGCTTGCAGTCCGATGGCATGCTGAGGCCGGTTTTTGTCATCGCATATGGATCCGTGATGCCTGGCGTGGCCGGATCGTCGGCGAAGACCGTCGTGGCACACTCGCCTGGATTCGTCAGCAACCACTCAAAGCCACCGGGGATGACACCCCCCGAAGGGCTGTCACTGGTGCAGGTCTCGCTGCCATGCGTGAGGATCGTGTGCAGCGACCCGTCGACGTCAAACTGGCAGGGAGCGAACGTGAGCGGAAGGGCAGCAGGTCCAGACCCGGGCGATCCCCACGTTGCGGTTGCCTGTGCTCCGACCGTTACCGGGCCGGAGTTCAGTGCGTTCGCAAACATCTTTGTCAGGAAACCGGAGCCGCCGTTCTTGGTGGACGTCGTCACCGTAACCTGGCCGGCAACGCTGAGATCGACGCTGGCGGCGCTTTCGTTGTCATTGGAGTTGGCGTTGGCCAGCGGAACGGCGAGAGCGGACGTGCAGGGGCCGGTCTCGCAACTTCGTGCGACCGCGAGTGCTCCAGCGTCCGCACCGTTCTGCAGCTGGGCACGTTCGGCATAGATCTGTCCAACATCGACCGCTACCGCTCCGACCCCGATGAGGGCCATCATCATCAGGCCGACGATCACTCCCGCTGCCCCGCGTTCAGAGTCATGGGGATTCGCACTTCCGATTAGCCGCCGCATTGCATGGCTCCTTTGCCGGTGAGGATCAAAGAGGATCCGAAGAATCCGGTGAGTGACGTGCCCGTGTACTTGACGTTCACCACCGACGTCGGAGTCGGGGTTGTGGACGGGCAGGCCGCGGCCGAATAGTCGAAGGTCAGCAGCCCGGTATTGATCGACGGCGCGCCGGCTTTGCCGGCGGCGGTCGCCTTCACGGTGTCCTTCGTAATGGCCATGGTCCTGGCGGCTTCACGGGACGCCTGCGTCACTGAGACCTGGACGTTGTAGGCGTTGGCAAACTCGACCACGCCGATGATCAGGGCGATGAGCACGGGAGCGACTAGCGCGAATTCGACGGCCACTGCACCGCGCTCACGGTTGCTGGCTGGTTTTCTGCTGCGTTTCAACGGGTCCCCCTGGACAGTTGCAGCGTGAATTAAGTGTGGGTGTGCCGCGCATTCGCGCGGCACACCCGTTGGGCCTGAACTACCATCCGCCGACAGTGCCGGCGAGACCACTGAAGAACAGGTTGAGGTTGGTGCCGAACGCGGTCACGCCAATGACGATGACCAGTGCGATGAGACCGACAAGCAGCGAGTACTCGGTTGCCGTTGCACCCTTTTCGGCGGAGGCTCGATCAGTGGCCGAGACCAGAAAAGCCTGAACGGCGAGCATGAACTTCAACATGGCGGTGAGACCTTCCCGTATCGCGTTCCCGGTTACCAGGCGCCGACCTTGGCGGCGAGGCCGCTGAAGAAGAGGTTGAGGTTGGTGCCGAACGCGGTCACGCCGATGACGATGACCAGGGCGATGAGACCGACAAGCAGGGAGTACTCGGTTGCCGTGGCTCCCTTTTCAGATTCGAGCTTTTCCTTGACGCCGGCGACAAATGCGAGCATTGAGATCATGAGACCAGTCATTGTGAATTCCTTTTCCAGAGTTTTTGAATGTAAAACGGAATTCCAGCAAATCCCCTTTTGCTAACCCCCTGGAGCTCCGTTGGGTCAACAATTGCATGGCGATTAACGGCACAGCAATGCATCGGAATACTCGAATTTTCTGGGTGGAAATGGAGGCACCACCTGTGCCTGTTTGCCGGAGTACTCAGTTCGGGGCGGAGACCGCGGATCAACTACGTGGTTTGATACGCCCGCTTACTAATGAGGTCAGAGATACAGCAGTTACAGGAGTTACGGAATAAGCAGGATGATGGCGAGCCCTGCTGCCAGCATCGAGGGCCCGTAGGCCACCTCTTGTGGCTTGTTTTCGCGGTTTTTCAGCACCAGAACGATGGAGGCGAGACCGCCGGCAATGAACGCCAGGGCCCCGCCGTAGAAAAGCTGCGCCCAGCCTAGGTAGCCCAAGTACAGTCCAAGTGGTGCGGCGAGCTTCACGTCACCCATTCCGAGGCCGTTTCCGCTGGTCAAGGCCAAAATTAAGTAAAAAAAGAACAAGATTGCGGCCCCGGCGGCTCCGCGAAGCAGGTCTCCGGCAGCTCCCGAGGCCAGTGCAGCGAAGCCCAGTAGCGCGAGGCCGGCCCCAAACAGGGGCCCCACGAGCCGGTTTGGCAGCAATTGATGCACGATATCGATGCGCGCCAAAGGAATAGCGAAAATGCCAAGTAATACGTAAGCGGGAAGTTCGGCCGCACTGCCGAACCGCCAGGCCAGCAGAGCCGAGAGGACAAAGGTGACCGCCGCCGTCGTGATTCTCAGGCGTATGGTGGGTTCGCCGGCCAGTTGGGGGAGGGCCCGCCGGACAAGGGCGTCCGCCAGCAGTCCCAGGCACATTCCGGCCAGCCCGATCCCGGCAATAAACAGCGGCGATGCGGAGCCTGCGGCGGCGGTGTCGAACACTGTTCCTCCAGGGATGCGGCGGGCCGGCGGCGGGCTGGATGCATCCGGACACCCCATTTTGACCCAGACGCACGTCTTCCGCTATTCTTGGTAGTCGTTGTGCGTGTCCTTCTCGATGATGCGTGCCCGCTTGGGAATCCGGTTGCAGGATGACTACCCGACGTGCACATTCGAGACTTCAGGATGACTGGTTACATAGAGCCCTCACCTCTGTTCCGGTAACGCATAGATAGTAGGTGCACCTTTGTGTGACGCCTAAAACAAGAACGCCAGAACAAGAACGAGGCAAACACCGTGCGTACGTACACCCCGAAGCCCGGCGATATCAACCGCCAGTGGCACGTCATTGACGCCACCGACGTTGTCCTTGGTCGTCTTGCCAGCCAGACCGCAATCCTGCTGCGCGGCAAGCACAAGGCCACCTTTGCGTCCCACATGGACATGGGCGACTTCGTCATCATCATCAACGCTGAAAAGGTTGCCCTCACCGGCGCCAAGCTGGAGCAGAAGCGCGCATACCGCCACTCCGGTTACCCGGGCGGCCTGACCTCGGTCACCTACGCGGAGCTGCTGGAATCCAACCCGGTCCGCGCCGTGGAGAAGGCCATCAAGGGCATGCTCCCGAAGAACTCCCTCGCTGCACAGCAGCTGGGCAAGCTGAAGGTCTACAAGGGTGCCGAGCACCCCCACGCCGCCCAGCAGCCCAAGACTTACGAAATCACCCAGGTCGCCCAGTAGTCCTGGCCACCAACCAACTTTTAATCAAGGAGAATCGTGGCTCAGAACGAAGAACTGACCACCGAGGCCGTTGTGGCTGAGGAAAACCTGACCAGCTACACCTCGGAAAGCGGTCCTGCGGAAGCAGAAGCGCCCAAGAAGGAACGCCCGGCCCTCACGGTTGCCGGCGCAGCAGTTGGCCGTCGCAAGGAAGCCGTCGCACGCGTTCGTATCGTGCCCGGCACCGGCAAGTGGACCATCAACGGCCGCGAGCTGGCGAACTACTTCCCGAACAAACTGCACCAGCAGGACGTCAACGAGCCCTTCAAGATCCTTGATCTTGACGGCGCCTACGACGTCATTGCCCGCATCCACGGTGGCGGCATCTCCGGCCAGGCCGGTGCCCTGCGCCTCGGCATCGCCCGTTCACTGAACGAGATCGACACCGAGAACAACCGCGCCACCCTGAAGAAGGCCGGTTACCTGCGCCGTGACGCCCGCGTCATCGAGCGCAAGAAGGCCGGCCTCAAGAAGGCCCGTAAGGCTCAGCAGTACTCGAAGCGTTAATCCCGCTTGCCGAAAGCCCGTTCCGCCATTGTGGCGGGGCGGGCTTTCGCCGTTTCCGGAAGGCTGTAGCCGCCGAGAGTGCTGCCGCACAGGGGCCCCAGGCGCGCGGCAGGGCACATCAGGGCGCGAGCCGGTAGACAGTGCTGCCGTCCATGTTCTGGGGCGTGTAGTTCGCGCGCACCCAAGCCTGAATTGCCATAAGGTCGGAGCTGTTACCCGGGACCTCAAGCTGCGCAGGTTGTTCCACCAGGTAGCACACCCTGCCCGACGCCACCCATTGCTGGAACCGCTCAAGGCTGGGACTTGGATCGAGCGCGGCAAAACCGCCCAATGGCAGGATTGCCCGGCCGGTCTCCAACTGGAAGCGCGCCGCGGTCTGGCCCGGGTAAGTCGCAGCGGCCCACGTGCACGCCGGATCTGCCGCCATAAGGGTTTCGGCCACCGTGGAATTCGGAGCGTGGCCTATGCCCAGCCCCGTGACCCAAGCAGGGTTACCCGACTTGGCGTCCCGTAAGAACCGGCTCAGCGTGTTCTCGCTTCTGGTGACGCTTCCCGATAACGGATTCGACCCGGCCTGGGGCGTACCTGCCGTGACGATGGCAGTCGCGACAGGACCGATCAGAAGCCCGCCGATTGCGGCGGCTGCTGCAACCCGCTCCAAATGCGGCCACGGCGCAGGGGACGCCAATAGCGCGGCCGATAGCAGCACACCGACGAGGATTACTGTCCCGGGCTCCAGTGGCAGCGCGACTCCCAGCTGCCACATGGCATAGGAGCAAATCGCGCTGAGCACCAGCCCGACCACCACGAGGAGTCGCGCGGGCGCTGTCCTCCGCACCTCAAACATCATGAAGGCCCCGATGGCGCAGGTGAGTGCCAGCGGCGGGGCGAGCGAGGCCGTGTAGTACGAGTGGAAGCTGTTCCCCATGAAGCTGAGCGTTCCGTACGTGGTGATCAACCAAACGGCAGAGACGCCGGCCAAGACCGACTGGGGCCTGTTGAATCGGCGCCGGAAGAGCCGCCAGAAAATAGCCACAGCGCTGAGGATACCGGGAGCAAGTAACCAGCCAATTTCCTGGCCGTAGTTCATGTTTAGTAGCCGGAGGAAGCCCGCGTCGGAGCTGGCTTCCCGCAGGGCTGCGGGAAGCAGCGCCGCGCTGGGGTCATCTTCGTGCTGGAGCACACGATCAATTCCGTTGTAGCCCAGTGTTAGCTCGAGGACGCTGTTGGTCGTGGACCCGCCCACGAACGGACGCTGATCGGCCGGCGTTAGATCTACGGCCAGGGGCCAGGCCAATGAAACGCAGATGAGGATCGCTCCAGAACCGGCGATAGCTAATAGCCGTTTCTTCCAGGATGTCCGAACTGAGGCGAGAAAAACTACTACGAGGGCCGGGAGGACCAGGAATGCCTGAAGCTGTTTTGTCAGAAAGCCCAAACCCAGCAGAAGGGCGGCCAGGAAGAGCAGCCGCGGCCTCGCTTCCTCCGTGGCGCGGACGCCGGCATAAACCGCAGTCAGCATCAGGAAGATCATCAAGGGATCGGGATTGTTGTAACGTGCCAGCAGAACGGTGATGGGCGTTAAGGCGAAGATCGCGCCGGCCAGAAGAGCGCAATATGAGGGGAAGTATCTGCGCACCAACGCGTAGACGATGAAGGTGCTGCTGAGGGTCAGGATCGCCTGCGGGAGCAGGATTGACCAAGAGTTGAAGCCGAACAGCCAGACAGAGATCCCCATGACCCAGAGGCTCAGTGGTGGCTTATCCACCGAGATTGAATTTCCCCAGTCGGAGGACCCAAAAAAGAAGGCGGAGGGATTATGCTGGCCGGCCTGCACTGCAGCTGAATAGTAGGCATTCGCCCAGCCGTTCTGATCCAATTTCCACACGTAAAGCAAAGACGTGACTAACAGGAGCCCTATGAGTGCCGGACGTTCCCACGGCTGGTGGTCGGCTGGGCCCCGCCAGAAGGTTCTCAGTGAAAACCGGCAACGGGCCGAGAACGATGAGGTACTGGACACGGACCCACCGGATGATGGAGCGATTGCGTCAGTTTCGGAGGTCATAGAGTCGGACGCCGTCAATTGTTTGCTCCTTGAAGTTTTCCTTCACCCATTGCGAGATCTCTACAGTTTCCGGACTCAGTTCGTTGCGCTCCAACAGATCCTGCTGCCAGATGAAGTATCCGATTCGTCCGTCCGCCACCAGCTTTTTGAACTGGTCGGGGGTGGGTGAAGGATCAGTGCCGAGCCAGCCGCCCAGTGGTATCACCGGCCGCCCTGACTCCAGCTGGTAGAGGGCCGCATTCTGAGCGGAGTAGGTTGCGGCGGCCCAGTCGTGCTCACCCGCCGTTTGGCGCAGCATTTCCAGGACCAAAACGGCGGGTTTTGCCCCGAACGCGGTCTGGGTGGCCCAAGCAGGGGTGCCGGCCTTCACCCCGACGAGGTGCCTTGAGATGGCCCGCGGGTCGTTGGCAACGGGGCCGGACTGGGGATTTGTGCCCTTTTGCGGGACTGACACGGTGTAAACATCGGCCCCGATCGGCCCCACCAAGAGACCCACGGCAACGACAGCCAACGTCGCCCGCCTCCACTGCAGTGACCTGCTGAAGAGCCAGCCAACCACGGCGGCCACACCTGTGAGCACAACCAACGCCCTGAACCACATAGGCCACTCATCGCTGTAGTTGAGCACCCTCACCGCCATATACGTCGAGGCGCCGACAACGACAGCCCCAATGAGCCGGGTCACCCATCTGTCTCTCCGTTGCCACAGGACCGAAAGGCCAATGGGAACAACAAGTGCAATTGGGGCGGCGAGAGAAAACGTATAGTACGTGTGGATCATCGTTCCCATATAGCAGAGGAGAACGAGCGCCGTGGCAAACCAGACGACGGCGAGAGCGGCTACTTCCTGTTGCACAGCGTTGAAGTTCAGAGTCCGGCCCAGCACGACCAGGAGGATAGCGAGAGCTATGGCCGGGAATAACAGCCATGCGATTTCGGGCGCAAAGTTTCCATCGAACATCCGGGAGAACCCGCCGTTGTAAGGCGCCAACTCGTCATTGCCGGGACGGGGGCGGTCACCCGAGGCCGTTATCGGGATCTGGATGAACCGGGCAAGCCCGTTGTAATCGAGCGTCAATTCGAGGGCGCTGTTTGTCATCGACCCTCCGATGTAAGGCCGCTGTGAAGCCGGCGTGAATTCCACCGCTACCAGCCAAGTTGCTGATGTCACCAGCAACGCCCCCGCCGCGACGAACAGCTGCCTGACGCGCGACCCCAAGCGGCCGCGGCTGAACATGAGCACCGCAACGCACAGGGCCGGAACTATCACGAACGCCTGGACCTGCTTGGCCATAAAGGCCAATCCCAGCAGCAGTCCCGCGGCAGCAAAAGTCCTCAGCCTCCCGCTGTCCATGGCTTTCAGCGCGAGGTAGGCAGTGCCAACTGTCAATAGCCCCATCAGCGGTTCCGGATTGTTAAACCTGGACATCAGGAAGACCACCGGAGTGGCTGCGTAGATTGCACCGGCCAACAACGACGGGGCGGCACCGAAACCGCGGCGGACGATCTTGTAGATCAGATACGTAGTGGCGACCCCCATCAGCGCCTGAGGCACCAGGATGCTCCAACTGTTCAAACCAAACAGCCTGACGGACAGCGACATCACCCAAATGCTCAGCGGCGTCTTGTCGACGGTGATGAGATTGCCCCACTCAAAAGACCCGAAGAAGAATGCCGTCCAGTCCTTGGAACCTGCCTGCGCGGCCGCCGAATAGTAGGGATTGGCCCAGCCATTGCTGTCGAGCCCCCACAGAAAGAATATTGCAGTGGCTGCAAGGAGCGACGCCAGCCCCACCCGCTCCCACCGTGACGATCCTTGCTCCGGGTACTCGGTCGCTTGTTTCGCGGCCCCGGAGGCCGTGACCAGCGTCAACGGACTGGTTCCTGGGCCGGATTCAAGGGAAGGCCGTAAGACAGTTCGTCGCTGCGGCGGACACGGAACACCCAGGCCCGCAGCAGGACGAACCTGAGAAGCGTCGCGAGAACATTCGCCCCGGTCAGGACGAGGAGCTCGTGGCTCGGAGCAGCGTCGACATTGACAGCATGAAGAATGGTCAGTGCGGACGAGGTAATAGTCCATGCGAGCAGGAAGACCACAAGTCCCTGGAACTGTTGGGTGAAGAGCCTTGCCGGGCCACTAATGCCGAATGTGAACCTGCGGTTGGCTGCGGTATTACCAACGGCGGTCAGAAGCAGCGCCAGGAAGTTCGCCTGCTGTGCGCCAAAGGGTGCTTGCAGGACCAGGTAGAGCAAGGCAAAAGCTATGGTCGAAGCCGCTCCCACCAATCCGAAACGGAGTACTTGGCCGAAGAAACTAGGCCGGCCGGGCGGCACTATGGGCCGGCGGCCCAGTTCCGCGTAAATGGCCTGGACCGGAATCGTTCCCCGCACCAGCGATCCTGCAACGCGGACCAGGCCCCGCAGGTCATCCAACGCAGTTTGCTTGATGTCGACCCTGCTGTCCGGGTCGTCAACCCAGTCCACGGGAATTTCGTGAATCCGCAGGCCGGAGCGCTCCGCGATAATCAGCAGTTCAGTGTCGAAGAACCAGCCGTTGTCCTCGACATGCGGCAGCAGCTTCCGTGCTACGTCGGCGCGGATAGCTTTGAACCCGCATTGCGCGTCAGAGAACCTCACCTGCATGGTCCTTTTGAGGAGATAGTTGTAGGACCGGGAAATAAACTCACGCTTGGGGCCGCGGCTGACCCTGGAACTCTGGCCGAGCCTGGTCCCAATGGAGATATCCGAATGTCCGGACAACAGGGGAGCCACCAGTGGCGGCAACGCCGCGAGGTCGGTTGAGAGGTCCACATCCAAATAGGCAAGGACTTTGGCTGAGGAGGCCCCCCAGGCATCGCGCAGGGCGAAACCGCGGCCCTTAACGTCAAGCCTGCGATAGGCAACGTTAGGTAATTGCGCGGCCAGCCGCGTGGCAATAGCAGCGGTATTATCCGTGCTGGCATTGTCCGCGATGGTAATTTGCCACGTCGATGGCATTTCCTGCGATAAATACGTCGCGAGCTTTGTGATGCTGTTTTCGAGTACCAATTGTTCATTAAAGACCGGTACCACGATTTCGAGCGCCAAGCCCCCAGAGCTAGGTGTCATGCGTCGAAGCCTAAACGGCTACTGATTGCCTGGCGAGTGTTTTGGAAAAATAGAGTACACGGGAATGGAAAACCAAGTAGTCGGCGCCCCATTTGTACCGAAACGGCTCTTCACTGCCCACACAGGGTTCCCGCTGAAGCCTGGACATCGGTCCCTTGAAACCTCGTCGCGTCGGGCCGCGGCCCGCGCTCAGCCCCCGCATCGTCTAAACTTGACACGATGTCTAGATTATTTGGAACAGATGGTGTCCGGGGTTTGGCTAACGGCCTGCTGACGGCCGAGTTGGCGTTGCAGCTGGCCCAGGCCGCCGCCGTCGTGCTCGGCCATGGCCGCAATACCAGCGGAACACGGCCGCGCGCCGTAGTTGCGCGCGACCCACG
This DNA window, taken from Pseudarthrobacter sp. ATCC 49987, encodes the following:
- a CDS encoding bifunctional glycosyltransferase family 2/GtrA family protein — protein: MTPSSGGLALEIVVPVFNEQLVLENSITKLATYLSQEMPSTWQITIADNASTDNTAAIATRLAAQLPNVAYRRLDVKGRGFALRDAWGASSAKVLAYLDVDLSTDLAALPPLVAPLLSGHSDISIGTRLGQSSRVSRGPKREFISRSYNYLLKRTMQVRFSDAQCGFKAIRADVARKLLPHVEDNGWFFDTELLIIAERSGLRIHEIPVDWVDDPDSRVDIKQTALDDLRGLVRVAGSLVRGTIPVQAIYAELGRRPIVPPGRPSFFGQVLRFGLVGAASTIAFALLYLVLQAPFGAQQANFLALLLTAVGNTAANRRFTFGISGPARLFTQQFQGLVVFLLAWTITSSALTILHAVNVDAAPSHELLVLTGANVLATLLRFVLLRAWVFRVRRSDELSYGLPLNPAQEPVR
- the rpsI gene encoding 30S ribosomal protein S9, which produces MAQNEELTTEAVVAEENLTSYTSESGPAEAEAPKKERPALTVAGAAVGRRKEAVARVRIVPGTGKWTINGRELANYFPNKLHQQDVNEPFKILDLDGAYDVIARIHGGGISGQAGALRLGIARSLNEIDTENNRATLKKAGYLRRDARVIERKKAGLKKARKAQQYSKR
- a CDS encoding pilus assembly protein TadG-related protein, translating into MIVGLMMMALIGVGAVAVDVGQIYAERAQLQNGADAGALAVARSCETGPCTSALAVPLANANSNDNESAASVDLSVAGQVTVTTSTKNGGSGFLTKMFANALNSGPVTVGAQATATWGSPGSGPAALPLTFAPCQFDVDGSLHTILTHGSETCTSDSPSGGVIPGGFEWLLTNPGECATTVFADDPATPGITDPYAMTKTGLSMPSDCKPLIESYLNTVVLFPVFSTASGTGSNAKYYIKGYAAFMLVGYSFPGMTGGDLTGLGGSDRGIRGRFVSWVADPTLYGGGGYTGGGVDLPPHLIK
- the rplM gene encoding 50S ribosomal protein L13, producing the protein MRTYTPKPGDINRQWHVIDATDVVLGRLASQTAILLRGKHKATFASHMDMGDFVIIINAEKVALTGAKLEQKRAYRHSGYPGGLTSVTYAELLESNPVRAVEKAIKGMLPKNSLAAQQLGKLKVYKGAEHPHAAQQPKTYEITQVAQ
- a CDS encoding ArnT family glycosyltransferase, with the protein product MTLVTASGAAKQATEYPEQGSSRWERVGLASLLAATAIFFLWGLDSNGWANPYYSAAAQAGSKDWTAFFFGSFEWGNLITVDKTPLSIWVMSLSVRLFGLNSWSILVPQALMGVATTYLIYKIVRRGFGAAPSLLAGAIYAATPVVFLMSRFNNPEPLMGLLTVGTAYLALKAMDSGRLRTFAAAGLLLGLAFMAKQVQAFVIVPALCVAVLMFSRGRLGSRVRQLFVAAGALLVTSATWLVAVEFTPASQRPYIGGSMTNSALELTLDYNGLARFIQIPITASGDRPRPGNDELAPYNGGFSRMFDGNFAPEIAWLLFPAIALAILLVVLGRTLNFNAVQQEVAALAVVWFATALVLLCYMGTMIHTYYTFSLAAPIALVVPIGLSVLWQRRDRWVTRLIGAVVVGASTYMAVRVLNYSDEWPMWFRALVVLTGVAAVVGWLFSRSLQWRRATLAVVAVGLLVGPIGADVYTVSVPQKGTNPQSGPVANDPRAISRHLVGVKAGTPAWATQTAFGAKPAVLVLEMLRQTAGEHDWAAATYSAQNAALYQLESGRPVIPLGGWLGTDPSPTPDQFKKLVADGRIGYFIWQQDLLERNELSPETVEISQWVKENFKEQTIDGVRLYDLRN
- a CDS encoding TadE/TadG family type IV pilus assembly protein; translation: MKRSRKPASNRERGAVAVEFALVAPVLIALIIGVVEFANAYNVQVSVTQASREAARTMAITKDTVKATAAGKAGAPSINTGLLTFDYSAAACPSTTPTPTSVVNVKYTGTSLTGFFGSSLILTGKGAMQCGG
- a CDS encoding Flp family type IVb pilin codes for the protein MTGLMISMLAFVAGVKEKLESEKGATATEYSLLVGLIALVIVIGVTAFGTNLNLFFSGLAAKVGAW
- the cpaB gene encoding Flp pilus assembly protein CpaB yields the protein MKTRLLGGIAALVVAVIGTIILFNYVQGADKRALANTETTNVLVVKQDVAAGTPADKLSDYVVTKSVPVGAAAADGVADLASLGNKVTSVALVPGEQLLNSRLVEANAYLGPARVKVPAGLQEITFRLGIDRVVGGRVEAGDTVGIFISASSDTSATTGGQATVGNATQLVFHKVLVTGVQFSSGAAAQTEAQAQQGTSQGALTADNQKQNSSDTYLVTLARNAADAEKLVYAAEFGKIYLSREPADAIENSPGVLDKTRLFR
- a CDS encoding ArnT family glycosyltransferase, translated to MDQNGWANAYYSAAVQAGQHNPSAFFFGSSDWGNSISVDKPPLSLWVMGISVWLFGFNSWSILLPQAILTLSSTFIVYALVRRYFPSYCALLAGAIFALTPITVLLARYNNPDPLMIFLMLTAVYAGVRATEEARPRLLFLAALLLGLGFLTKQLQAFLVLPALVVVFLASVRTSWKKRLLAIAGSGAILICVSLAWPLAVDLTPADQRPFVGGSTTNSVLELTLGYNGIDRVLQHEDDPSAALLPAALREASSDAGFLRLLNMNYGQEIGWLLAPGILSAVAIFWRLFRRRFNRPQSVLAGVSAVWLITTYGTLSFMGNSFHSYYTASLAPPLALTCAIGAFMMFEVRRTAPARLLVVVGLVLSAICSYAMWQLGVALPLEPGTVILVGVLLSAALLASPAPWPHLERVAAAAAIGGLLIGPVATAIVTAGTPQAGSNPLSGSVTRSENTLSRFLRDAKSGNPAWVTGLGIGHAPNSTVAETLMAADPACTWAAATYPGQTAARFQLETGRAILPLGGFAALDPSPSLERFQQWVASGRVCYLVEQPAQLEVPGNSSDLMAIQAWVRANYTPQNMDGSTVYRLAP
- a CDS encoding Flp family type IVb pilin: MLKFMLAVQAFLVSATDRASAEKGATATEYSLLVGLIALVIVIGVTAFGTNLNLFFSGLAGTVGGW
- a CDS encoding prepilin peptidase, with the translated sequence MFDTAAAGSASPLFIAGIGLAGMCLGLLADALVRRALPQLAGEPTIRLRITTAAVTFVLSALLAWRFGSAAELPAYVLLGIFAIPLARIDIVHQLLPNRLVGPLFGAGLALLGFAALASGAAGDLLRGAAGAAILFFFYLILALTSGNGLGMGDVKLAAPLGLYLGYLGWAQLFYGGALAFIAGGLASIVLVLKNRENKPQEVAYGPSMLAAGLAIILLIP